A genomic segment from Aspergillus puulaauensis MK2 DNA, chromosome 1, nearly complete sequence encodes:
- a CDS encoding uncharacterized protein (COG:E;~EggNog:ENOG410QDUU;~InterPro:IPR005814,IPR015424,IPR015421,IPR015422;~PFAM:PF00202;~go_function: GO:0003824 - catalytic activity [Evidence IEA];~go_function: GO:0008483 - transaminase activity [Evidence IEA];~go_function: GO:0030170 - pyridoxal phosphate binding [Evidence IEA]) gives MTKQYSTVPSVLYTKIDKRPPEIVRSHGNYLETSDGRTIFDASGGAAVACLGHSEPRVKQAIMDQLDQTAYVYSPFFTVPAAEEVATYLTESTNGAMSKVFIVSSGTEAIEAALKMARQYFTELPEPQMQRTKFIARRQSYHGNTLGSLAAGGHKARRAIFEPILASNTSHVSPCYAYRGKKNGESDEQYVALLAAELEHEFQQAGPGNVCAFIAETMCGTTLGCVPAVPGYFKAMKEVCDRHGALLILDEVMSGMGRTGTFHAWEQEGVVPDLQTIAKGLGAGYAPVGALLVGSRVADALAGGTGSFTHSQTYQGHPIACATACAVQKIIKEDNLLENVRVQGEYLGQLLNERLGGHKNVGDVRGRGLFWALEFVKDKTTKEPFPVEAGIAQKVHLTGLQKEHSVSVIPGVGVADGRNGDIIQIAPAYNGTKADIEEIVRRVEGVVKAVFGE, from the exons ATGACGAAACAATACAGCACCGTCCCCTCGGTCCTATATACCAAGATCGACAAGCGCCCGCCGGAGATCGTACGAAGCCACGGGAATTACCTCGAGACCAGCGATGGGCGAACAATCTTCGACGCGAGCGGCGGTGCCGCGGTCGCTTGTCTAGGACACAGCGAGCCCAGGGTGAAGCAGGCGATCATGGACCAACTGGACCAGACGGCTTATGTTTACTCGCCGTTCTTTACCGTACCCGCTGCTGAAGAGGTAGCTACGTATCTGACGGAGTCGACGAACGGGGCTATGAGCAAGGTGTTTATTGTCAGTTCTG GCACCGAAGCGATAGAGGCGGCGCTGAAAATGGCGAGACAGTATTTCACAGAATTACCAGAACCGCAAATGCAGAGAACGAAGTTCATTGCACGCCGCCAGTCGTATCATGGGAATACTCTAGGCTCGCTCGCAGCAGGCGGACACAAGGCGCGACGAGCGATCTTCGAGCCGATCCTCGCGTCGAATACTTCACACGTTTCGCCGTGCTATGCATATCGGGGTAAGAAAAATGGTGAGAGTGATGAACAGTATGTTGCACTTCTTGCAGCGGAATTAGAGCACGAATTCCAGCAGGCTGGGCCTGGGAATGTATGCGCTTTTATCGCAGAGACGATGTGTGGCACG ACATTGGGCTGCGTCCCCGCTGTACCGGGATACTTCAAGGCAATGAAGGAAGTCTGCGACCGCCACGGTGCATTGCTGATCCTGGATGAAGTGATGTCTGGGATGGGCCGTACGGGCACGTTCCACGCctgggagcaggagggcgTCGTTCCTGATCTTCAGACTATTGCGAAAGGCTTGGGCGCTGGTTACGCCCCGGTCGGTGCATTGCTTGTTGGATCTCGCGTGGCTGATGCCCTGGCCGGCGGCACGGGGAGCTTTACGCACAGTCAGACGTATCAAGGACATCCTATTGCGTGTGCGACGGCCTGTGCTGTGCAGAAGATTATAAAGGAAGACAATTTACTTGAGAATGTGCGAGTGCAGGGAGAATATCTGGGCCAACTTCTTAATGAACGTCTAGGCGGGCATAAGAATGTGGGAGACGTTCGAGGGCGGGGATTATTCTGGGCT CTCGAGTTTGTCAAGGATAAAACAACCAAAGAGCCGTTCCCGGTTGAGGCTGGCATAGCACAGAAGGTGCATCTGACAGGGCTACAGAAGGAACACTCCGTCTCAGTCATTCCAGGGGTCGGCGTCGCTGATGGGAGGaatggcgatatcatccaGATCGCTCCAGCGTATAATGGTACCAAGGCAGATATCGAGGAGATTGTTCGGCGAGTGGAGGGCGTCGTCAAGGCCGTCTTTGGGGAGTAG
- a CDS encoding Zn(II)2Cys6 transcription factor (COG:S;~EggNog:ENOG410Q1YH;~InterPro:IPR036864,IPR021858,IPR001138;~PFAM:PF00172;~go_function: GO:0000981 - DNA-binding transcription factor activity, RNA polymerase II-specific [Evidence IEA];~go_function: GO:0008270 - zinc ion binding [Evidence IEA];~go_process: GO:0006355 - regulation of transcription, DNA-templated [Evidence IEA]), with the protein MAMLVACDPCRQRKRKCDRQSPCGRCSKQARRCCYPPHSLPDEHSVNQLWVVVSSQLYQSWAIHSPDVPTFYPIASRWYMPRLVNQFVEGLGACRLPQVDDHSTAHHIRTHWMQGALSEPCLFHATLYAGSSNSDLQEGKSQSWITLYHQNEAVRLLNERLSDLKFAADDKTILAILSLAIFANMNGDRGTADIHIEGIRKLVDMRGGRDQLGCDGIVAGLIQMNNIIYHIVFDLDPTAFLTLPAPVGLEDRILHPSKALSIPGVRHILNMFEHLRTFKLDYQTNTANHPQAHEYSKSTTNNDDPFFHCCYLAVTIFYLIVHAKPHDPTNSIKIDFLTSELQASLALVNIELWITQIPALLSWVCLTGAAASDSTERRIWFYIQQASAARVLDIKTGPAYLDDVWAHFYWLRMMRLRPLTSAVEEIPQL; encoded by the exons ATGGCGATGCTCGTTGCTTGCGATCCCTGTCGGCAGCGAAAAAGAAAGTGCGATCGCCAATCTCCTTGCGGTCGATGTTCCAA ACAAGCGCGGAGGTGCTGCTACCCACCCCACAGCCTGCCTGACGAGCACTCTGTGAACCAGCTGTGGGTGGTCGTCTCAAGCCAGCTGTATCAATCCTGGGCAATCCACTCCCCAGACGTCCCAACATTCTACCCCATAGCATCCCGCTGGTACATGCCACGACTAGTCAACCAAT TCGTCGAGGGTCTCGGCGCATGCCGGCTGCCTCAGGTAGATGACCACAGCACAGCGCACCATATTCGCACACACTGGATGCAAGGAGCCCTGAGCGAGCCGTGTTTGTTCCATGCCACTCTATACGCGGGGTCGTCAAACTCCGACCTTCAGGAAGGGAAAAGCCAGAGTTGGATAACTCTATACCATCAGAATGAGGCGGTCCGCCTGCTGAATGAACGCCTTTCCGACCTGAAGTTTGCCGCCGATGATAAAACCATTCTTGCGATTCTCTCCCTGGCGATCTTTGCG AACATGAACGGAGATCGAGGGACAGCCGACATTCACATAGAAGGAATTCGCAAATTGGTAGACATGAGAGGCGGCCGTGACCAGCTGGGCTGCGATGGGATAGTAGCAGGCCTAATACAGAT GAATAACATTATCTACCATATTGTGTTTGATTTGGATCCGACAGCATTTTTAACCCTGCCAGCCCCAGTCGGGCTTGAGGACCGCATCCTTCATCCTTCAAAGGCATTGTCCATTCCAGGGGTTCGACATATCTTAAATATGTTTGAGCATCTCCGGACATTCAAACTGGACTATCAGACTAACACAGCTAATCATCCCCAAGCACATGAATACAGCAAGTCCACAACAAACAATGACgacccattcttccactGCTGCTACCTAGCAGTGACGATATTCTACTTGATTGTGCATGCGAAGCCTCATGATCCAACGAACTCAATAAAAATAGACTTCTTAACAAGTGAGCTCCAAGCATCACTGGCGTTAGTCAACATCGAGTTATGGATCACCCAGATACCTGCACTACTCAGCTGGGTTTGTCTGACCGGGGCGGCTGCATCAGACAGTACAGAAAGACGCATCTGGTTTTACATCCAACAGGCGTCTGCTGCGAGGGTGCTCGACATCAAGACTGGCCCGGCGTATCTGGATGACGTGTGGGCGCACTTCTACTGGCTTCGCATGATGCGGCTGCGTCCTCTAACTAGTGCAGTTGAGGAAATACCACAATTATGA
- a CDS encoding NAD(P)H-dependent flavin oxidoreductase (COG:S;~EggNog:ENOG410PHSS;~InterPro:IPR013785,IPR004136;~PFAM:PF03060,PF00478;~go_function: GO:0003824 - catalytic activity [Evidence IEA];~go_function: GO:0018580 - nitronate monooxygenase activity [Evidence IEA];~go_process: GO:0055114 - oxidation-reduction process [Evidence IEA]), producing MAFDTALTRALGIQVPVVQGGLQWVAYAELAAAVSNAGGLGIINALTQPDPEHLRQEIRKTRSLTQNPFGVNITLLPALNPPDYPGFVQAIIDEGVKIVETAGNSPGPVIQQLKAAGVVIIHKATTIRHAKAAIKLGADILSIDGFECAGHVGESDIASLILNSRARQELGDTRFIASGGFADGHGLMAALSLGAAGINMGTRFMCTVEAPIHLNVKLAIVKADEHQTSLILRRWKNTSRMYSNQMTAKAIEVESTGANAEFIEVAPIVSGVRGREVLLHGNIQHGVWYAGQVMGLIHDIPTCAELMERIVKEATGVLSGLSQCVMKARRSRL from the exons ATGGCGTTCGACACTGCTTTGACTAGGGCTTTGGGGATCCAGGTGCCCGTCGTGCAAGGTGGGCTTCAATGGGTTGCCTACGCTGAACTCGCTGCTGCAGTGAGCAATGCAGGAGGACTGGGCATTATAAATGCCCTGACACAGCCGGATCCCGAGCACCTCCGTCAAGAGATCCGAAAAACTAGGTCTCTAACGCAGAACCCCTTCGGTGTCAACATTACCCTTCTCCCCGCTCTCAATCCTCCCGACTACCCTGGATTCGTCCAGGCAATTATCGACGAAGGGGTCAAAATTGTCGAGACTGCAGGAAACAGCCCGGGCCCTGTCATACAGCAGCTGAAAGCTGCAGGCGTGGTTATAATTCACAAGGCAACAACGATCAGACACGCCAAAGCCGCTATCAAACTAGGGGCCGATATCCTTTCAATCGACGGGTTCGAATGCGCTGGACATGTCGGTGAGTCTGACATTGCCTCGTTAATCCTGAACAGTCGCGCCCGGCAAGAACTCGGTGACACTCGTTTTATCGCCTCGGGCGGCTTCGCGGATGGGCATGGGTTGATGGCAGCTCTAAGCCTGGGGGCTGCAGGAATCAATATGGGCACTCGGTTCATGTGCACAGTCGAAGCTCCAATCCATCTGAATGTGAAGCTTGCGATTGTCAAAGCCGACGAGCATCAAACTAGTCTCATCCTGAGACGGTGGAAAAACACGAGTCGGATGTACTCTAACCAAATGACGGCGAAGGCAATCGAAGTTGAGTCTACAGGTGCCAATGCAGAATTTATCGAGGTTGCTCCTATTGTTAGTGGGGTCCGTGGGAGAGAAGTTCTTTTGCATGGAAATATTCAACATGGA GTCTGGTATGCTGGGCAGGTGATGGGGCTGATCCACGACATTCCAACCTGCGCTGAGCTTATGGAACGTATTGTAAAGGAAGCCACGGGGGTTCTCTCGGGTCTTTCGCAATGTGTGATGAAAGCGCGACGTAGTAGACTGTGA
- a CDS encoding acyl--CoA ligase (COG:I;~EggNog:ENOG410PGIY;~InterPro:IPR000873,IPR020845,IPR042099,IPR025110;~PFAM:PF00501,PF13193) translates to MTVKSTYPAIDIPEVDLWTFFFERKDRAYPDTKVLWQDDDTRRTYTYAQTKDAAIAFGRGLQAHFGWKSGDVMALFTANCIDTPVVTFGTLWAAGIVSPASPRYTAEELAHQLKDSSATAMVTQFPMLEIALQAAKVAGIPRDRIILIGDVRDPEARIRHFTDIFRELNPGVQERPLITPKKDPAYLMYSSGTTGSPKGALLSHYNIVSNVLQADAVEGRQLTHNGGDDGRGDRVLIFLPLFHIYGKEVYSGTYRKADTEVIGLACGVHAPLYSGFEAILMAAFDVPKFCANVQNFQITYAHIVPPVALALGKLDIVRKYDLSSLRMLNSSAAPLPAEMIKRTFSQIKVGLKQSYGLSEASPAAYIQTWEDWDRAAGSVGKLLPNMEAKYMTIPENDVISVEVPRGEAGEIYLRGPNIFMGYRGHQQPAVSPDGWFKTGDVGFQDIDGSLYITDRVKELIKYKGFQVAPAELERILIQHDAVGDVAVIGVNSSAEGTELPRAYAVRSRKTDQQVEEEKLSIRRWFDSRVAPHKRLRGGIRFVDEIPKNPTGKILRRQLRELAEKETQKHSKL, encoded by the exons ATGACTGTCAAATCTACCTATCCCGCGATTGACATTCCAGAGGTAGATCTCTGGACGTTCTTTTTTGAGCGCAAAGACCGAGCTTATCCGGATACCAAGG TACTGTGGCAAGACGACGACACCAGGAGAACATACACATATGCGCAGACTAAAGATGCGGCCATTGCTTTCGGACGCGGCCTGCAGGCCCATTTCGGCTGGAAATCTGGGGACGTCATGGCACTATTCACTGCGAATTGTATTGACACCCCGGTTGTCACATTCGGCACTCTATGGGCTGCGGGAATCGTGTCTCCCGCCAGTCCACGATACACCGCAGAAGAACTTGCTCACCAGTTGAAGGACAGCAGTGCCACTGCGATGGTTACGCAATTTCCAATGCTCGAAATAGCTTTACAAGCAGCAAAGGTAGCCGGAATTCCACGGGACCGCATCATCCTTATCGGCGATGTCCGCGATCCGGAGGCTCGAATCAGGCATTTCACGGATATCTTTCGCGAGCTGAATCCAGGAGTGCAGGAGAGACCTCTTATAACACCAAAGAAAGACCCGGCGTATCTCATGTACTCTTCAGGTACGACGGGGAGCCCGAAGGGCGCATTGCTCTCGCACTACAATATTGTGTCGAATGTGCTTCAAGCCGATGCAGTGGAGGGCCGCCAGCTTACGCATAACGGTGGAGACGATGGAAGAGGGGATAGGGTCCTGATCTTTCTGCCACTTTTCCATATCTACGGTAAGGAGGTTTATTCCGGCACCTATAGAAAAGCTGACACCGAAGTAATAGGACTGGCATGCGGTGTACATGCTCCACTGTATAGTGGGTTTGAGGCCATACTTATGGCTGCATTCGACGTTCCCAAATTCTGCGCTAACGTGCAAAACTTCCAAATCACATATGCACATATTGTGCCGCCAGTCGCCCTGGCCTTGGGCAAGCTTGATATCGTGAGAAAATACGATCTATCAAGTCTCCGGATGCTAAACTCTAGTGCAGCACCTTTGCCTGCCGAAATGATTAAACGGACTTTCTCCCAGATCAAAGTTGGTTTAAAGCAGAGTTATGGCCTTAGCGAGGCTAGTCCGGCCGCATATATACAAACATGGGAAGACTGGGACAGGGCGGCCGGCTCTGTAGGGAAACTTCTACCTAATATGGAGGCGAAGTATATGACCATCCCAGAAAACGACGTCATATCTGTCGAAGTCCCCCGgggtgaagctggagagatATATCTTCGTGGACCTAATATCTTCATGGGATATCGTGGGCATCAGCAACCCGCAGTCTCGCCAGATGGATGGTTTAAGACCGGGGATGTTGGCTTCCAGGACATCGATGGAAGCCTCTACATCACGGATCGGGTCAAGGAACTCATAAAATATAAAGGTTTCCAGGTAGCACCGGCAGAGTTGGAACGCATTCTCATTCAGCATGACGCGGTCGGTGATGTCGCGGTCATCGGCGTGAATAGTTCGGCGGAGGGAACAGAGCTACCCCGGGCATATGCCGTCCGGTCACGGAAAACAGACCAGCAAgtagaggaggagaagctcagCATCAGGAGGTGGTTTGATAGTAGGGTAGCACCGCACAAGCGGCTCCGTGGTGGCATTCGCTTTGTGGATGAAATCCCCAAAAACCCAACCGGAAAGATCCTTCGGCGACAGCTCAGAGAGCTAGCAGAGAAAGAGACTCAAAAACATTCGAAGCTGTAG
- a CDS encoding SMP-30/gluconolactonase/LRE family protein (COG:S;~EggNog:ENOG410PUEB;~InterPro:IPR011042,IPR013658;~PFAM:PF08450), with the protein MYSYLNPLPRFMNGTAAKWAYVSLSAIATLPGHFNRSALDAPWANPDVSDSGLSRTLSFLNTTDFVAYDQKFFDIIGPDATVEHVQKLAYQSHEAPCYIKDTNQVFFVEWGPPGGDNGTHSWQYLLDVESNKFNKITTDPPLYNAHGCVVYNHTLYVVTDGHGDDQSGQLVKIDPRTLKQETLLNNYLVQPFAGFNDLEIDRRGNFYLTDSKSGWGREIVDFTPPTNPTVYFVERDTFRVKPVHITDGNANGVAISPDGQTLYIPDTGLSEFRPSVKNPHGRRDLSAFDISKSGSVLSNRRLLSNPISYFWDGVRVSRNGWIFGGAGAGVDVIDPDTGFTLGTIRVGGGENLAVSVTFGENELWIVGRGGVWHVKNIRERLDRDW; encoded by the exons ATGTACAGCTATCTCAACCCTCTCCCGCGGTTCATGAATGGCACCGCTGCCAAATGGGCCTATGTATCGCTAAGTGCCATTGCTACGCTGCCGGGGCACTTTAACCGATCTGCCTTGGACGCGCCATGGGCGAACCCTGATGTTTCTGATAGTGGTCTTTCACGAAC CTTGAGCTTCCTCAATACAACCGACTTTGTTGCATACGACCAAAAGttcttcgacatcatcggTCCGGATGCCACAGTCGAACACGTCCAGAAGCTAGCCTATCAGTCCCATGAAGCTCCATGCTACATCAAAGATACGAACCAGGTATTCTTTGTCGAATGGGGTCCCCCAGGTGGCGACAACGGAACGCATTCCTGGCAGTACCTGCTTGACGTGGAGTCCAACAAGTTTAACAAGATCACGACTGATCCACCATTATACAACGCGCATGGATGTGTTGTCTACAATCACACACTGTATGTCGTTACAGACGGGCATGGCGACGATCAATCCGGCCAGCTCGTCAAGATTGATCCGCGTACTCTCAAGCAGGAGACGTTACTCAATAACTACCTCGTCCAGCCATTTGCTGGGTTCAATGACTTGGAAATCGACCGGCGGGGAAATTTCTACTTGACGGACTCCAAATCCGGCTGG GGAAGGGAAATTGTCGACTTCACGCCACCCACAAACCCAACAGTCTACTTTGTTGAGCGGGATACGTTCCGTGTCAAGCCTGTCCACATCACAGATGGAAATGCCAACGGTGTCGCTATATCCCCCGACGGCCAGACCCTGTACATCCCGGACACTGGCCTCTCCGAATTTCGCCCATCTGTGAAAAACCCTCACGGGAGGCGTGACCTATCCGCATTTGATATTTCGAAATCCGGCTCGGTCCTTTCCAATAGACGCCTCCTGTCCAATCCGATCTCGTATTTCTGGGATGGAGTGCGCGTTTCCAGGAATGGGTGGATCTTcggtggtgctggggctggggttgatgtTATTGATCCGGACACTGGGTTTACGTTGGGGACTATCCGGGTTGGAGGTGGTGAGAATCTTGCAGTTAGTGTGACCTTTGGGGAGAATGAGCTGTGGATTGTTGGTCGTGGTGGTGTTTGGCATGTCAAGAATATTCGTGAACGGCTGGACAGAGACTGGTGA
- a CDS encoding uncharacterized protein (COG:Q;~EggNog:ENOG410PQ7J;~InterPro:IPR036291,IPR002347;~PFAM:PF00106,PF13561;~go_process: GO:0055114 - oxidation-reduction process [Evidence IEA]) → MEINQHPFSLWCSWNAFRGTNSTFLTEAEVPVPDLTGKWVIITGANNGIGFEAAKSFAEAGANLVLGCREPPAWELHPAAAVEKCTELAQAAGHESTIEWWEVNMADLSSVEEFAEKWMATGRAVDILCNNAGMSPTASKKPILTRDRLEILHQVNFVSHVLLTLRLLDSLAKSAEPRVVCTTSCFHFLGRFDLEHFNGKDGMAGDPYGNNKLYFQTWLSELQRRVHSNDKYKHITINGINPGYVNTGIWNNPRPDVRESWLDLGMKFLKPLAALFAITPQQGSRAIVYAATSQEFGPNPDIQGVGLLGGKGGGHYINRIWEAEAMPYCTNDAARLAVWERVGEDLDLEKRGLSNVI, encoded by the exons ATGGAAATTAACCAGCATCCATTTTCCCTCTGGTGCAGCTGGAACGCCTTCCGCGGGACAAACAGCACATTCCTCACCGAGGCAGAAGTCCCCGTGCCTGATTTAACCGGCAAATGGGTCATTATAACAGGCGCAAATAATGGAATCGGCTTTGAAGCAGCAAAATCATTCGCTGAAGCCGGGGCGAATCTTGTGCTTGGCTGTCGCGAGCCACCAGCCTGGGAGCTGCACCCGGCCGCCGCGGTCGAGAAATGCACGGAGCTGGCACAGGCGGCTGGGCATGAATCAACGATAGAATGGTGGGAGGTGAATATGGCAGATTTAAGCAGTGTCGAAGAGTTTGCGGAGAAGTGGATGGCGACTGGGCGCGCTGTTGATATCCTGTGCAACAATGCCGGGATGAGTCCGacggcgtcgaagaagccaaTTTTAACAAGGGATCGACTGGAGATACTGCATCAG GTAAACTTTGTATCGCATGTGCTTTTGACACTCCGGCTACTAGACTCCCTCGCAAAGAGTGCGGAGCCACGAGTCGTATGTACAACGTCTTGCTTCCACTTCCTAGGAAGATTCGACCTGGAGCACTTCAACGGCAAAGACGGAATGGCAGGAGATCCATACGGAAACAACAAACTGTACTTCCAGACGTGGCTGTCTGAGTTACAACGCCGAGTACATTCAAACGACAAGTATAAACATATCACCATCAACGGGATCAACCCGGGCTATGTCAACACTGGAATCTGGAACAATCCCAGACCAGATGTTCGAGAATCGTGGCTAGATCTAGGGATGAAGTTCTTGAAACCCCTTGCTGCTCTGTTCGCTATTACTCCCCAACAGGGCAGCCGGGCAATTGTCTATGCGGCTACAAGCCAGGAGTTTGGCCCGAATCCTGATATCCAGGGCGTGGGATTGCTTGGTGGCAAGGGTGGAGGACATTATATTAATCGGATctgggaggctgaggcgatGCCATATTGTACGAATGATGCAGCACGGCTTGCGGTTTGGGAGAGAGTAGGCGAGGATTTGgacctggagaagagggGGTTAAGTAATGTGATATAA
- a CDS encoding uncharacterized protein (COG:S;~EggNog:ENOG410PZ1N;~TransMembrane:1 (o159-178i)), which produces MPTATSTIGWTLANAGPGPATHSVPTWCTESSYQIATATSAYPVWDNQCSTTVGNAECGVRPTDSALAKEATSNWYILPFYSPGPSCPSGWKTVGAVAPSAMVPTAITTTFNASEASDLIPVSAAGPIYLMHKPSDVSNSDSGSGTNAASTLRTSQSDWWRVMGALAVSLTLGMVMVLPW; this is translated from the coding sequence ATGCCGACTGCAACCTCTACCATCGGCTGGACTCTCGCCAATGCTGGCCCTGGACCGGCCACTCACTCTGTTCCTACCTGGTGCACCGAATCCAGCTACCAAATAGCCACAGCTACCTCTGCCTACCCTGTGTGGGACAACCAATGTTCCACCACTGTAGGGAACGCGGAGTGCGGCGTCAGACCAACCGACTCGGCCCTGGCAAAGGAGGCGACCTCAAATTGGTACATTCTCCCGTTTTATTCACCTGGCCCATCCTGCCCGAGTGGCTGGAAAACGGTCGGTGCAGTGGCACCCAGTGCGATGGTGCCAACTGCCATTACCACGACATTCAACGCCAGTGAGGCTTCCGACCTTATACCCGTGTCAGCGGCCGGGCCGATCTACCTCATGCATAAGCCGTCTGATGTATCGAACTCGGACTCGGGGAGTGGGACAAATGCGGCGTCGACATTGCGGACGAGCCAGTCCGACTGGTGGAGAGTTATGGGTGCTTTGGCGGTTTCGCTGACTCTGGGAATGGTGATGGTCTTGCCTTGGTGA